GCCATCGGCGGCAGGTCCTGATCGACCGTCCACTCGACGCCGGGCACCGACTCGACGCGTCCCAGGTCGGCCCGTTCGCCCGGCACCGTCCGCTCGTCAACCGTCGCCGCACAGCGGTCGGGGATCACGTTCCACCCCGATCCGCCGTCGATTTCGGTGACGACGACGCTCCCCCGTAGCTCCTGGCCGAGCACCGTCGTCTCGGGAGCGTCGAGGCCACGAACCACGTCCACGGCGTCGCAGGCGCGGTAGACGGCGTTCTCGCCCGCCTCGGGTTCGCTGGCGTGGGCGCTCTCGCCGCGGGCGACGAGCGTGCTCCCCCGCCGGCCCTTGTGCGCGACGGCCACGTCCGTGACGCCGGGCGCGGAGTACCCCGTCGACCCCTCGCCGACGACGGCGTAGTCGGGGGCGAACCCCTCGTCGATGGCGGCGCGGGCGCCGACGCCCCCCTGCTCCTCGCCCGCGAAGGAGGCGAAGACGAGTTCAGTGGCGGGATCGGCGTCGCGGAAGGCGACCATCGCCGCCGCGAGACTGCCCTTCATGTCGGCGGCCCCGCGCCCGTGGAGGCGGCCGTTCCGTTCCGCGACGACGTACTCGCCGTCACGAACCTGTTCGTCCGCGGGCGCCACCACGTCGTGGTGGCCGACGAGAGCGAGGGAGCGATTACCGTCGCCGCGGCGGGCGATCACGTTCCCGGCGTCGTCCCGTCGGACCGCCGCGTCCGTCTCCGCGCGGAGCCACGACTCCACGGCGTCGCCCGCCGCCCGTTCGTCCTCGTGGCTGGGAATCGAGACGAGTCGGCGCGTCAGGGCCAGCGTGTCGCTCATGCCCCACGCGACGGCGGCCGCCGGTTTATATTCGACCGCTCCGGCGGACCGCGCTTGAATACCCTTATCCGTCTCGCCCCCCGATTTCGCCCATGAACGTCGTACCGGACACGAGCGCGGTCATCGACGGCCGCGTGTCCGAACGCGTCGACGACGGCAGTTACGAGGGGGCGACGATCACCGTCCCCGAGGCCGTCGTCGGTGAACTCGAGTGGCAGGCCAACGAGGGCCACGACACCGGCTGGGAGGGCATCGAGGAACTGCAACGGCTGGTAGAGATGGCCGCCGAGGGGACGATCACCGTCGAGTACTACGGCGAGCGACCCAGCGCCGGCCAGATACGCGGTGCCGACGAGGGCGACATCGACGCCGTCGTCCGCGACGTGGCCGCCGACCTCGACGCCACGCTCCTCACGAGCGACGTGGTACAGGCCGAGGTGAGCAAGGCGAAGGGGCTGGACGTGGAGTACGTCGAACCTCGCGGCCGCGACGCCGAGGGCTTACAGATCGAGTCCTTTTTCGACGAGACGACCATGTCCGTCCACCTCCGTGCGGGGGCGAAGCCGAAGGCCAAACGCGGCGATATCGGCGACATGCACTACCAGGTCATCGGCGACGAGCCGACGACCGAGGCGGAGATGAAGGAGTTCGCCCACGACATCGCGGAGACGGCGCGGGCGAGCCCCGACGGCTTCGTCGAACTCGACGAACCGGGGATGACCATCGTCCAGTACCGCTCCTACCGCATCGCCGTCGCCCGCCCGCCGTTCTCGGACGGCTTCGAGATTACGGCCGTCCGCCCCATCGTCAAGACGGATCTGGAGGACTACGAGTTCGCAGAAGACCTCAAGGAGCGCCTGCTGGAGCGCCAGCGCGGCGTCCTCATCTCCGGCGCGCCGGGTGCCGGAAAGTCGACGTTCGCCCAGGCCGTCGCGGAGTTCCTCGCCAGCCACGACAACGCCGTGAAGACCATGGAGAAACCCCGCGACCTGCAGGTCGGGCCCGACATCACCCAGTACACGGCGCTCGGGGGCGACATGGCGAAGACGGCCGACTCCCTCCTGCTGGTCCGTCCGGACTACACCATCTACGACGAGGTGCGCAAGACCGAGGACTTCGAGGTGTTCGCGGACATGCGCCTCGCCGGCGTCGGCATGGTGGGCGTCGTCCACGCCACCCGCGCCATCGACGCCCTGCAACGGCTCGTCGGCCGAGTCGAACTCGGCATGATCCCGCAGGTGGTCGACACGGTGGTCTACATCGAAGCCGGCCGCGTCGACACCGTCTACGACGTGCAGACGGAGGTGAAGGTGCCCGCGGGGCTGACCGCCGAGGACCTCGCCCGCCCGGTCATCCAGATTTCGGACTTCGAGACGGGGAAGCCGGCCTACGAAATCTACACGTTCAACCGGCAGGTCGTCACCGTCCCCCTCGACGGGGACGAGGGGAGCGAGACGGGCGTCTCCCGGCTGGCGAAAAAGGAGGTCGAACGCGAGATTCGCTCCATCGCCCGCGGACACGTCGAAGTCGAGCTGAAAGGGCAGAACGAGGCCGTCGTCTACGTCGAGGAAGACGACATCTCCTACGTCATCGGGAAAGGGGGCGGCCGGATCAGCGACGTGGAGAACCGCCTCGGCATCGACATCGACGTCCGGACGCTGGACGAACGGCCGTCGGGCGGGAGCGGAAGCGGCGGTAGCGCCGACGCCCGCGGGGCGGCCCGCGAGGGCACCGTCGTCACGCCCGAAGTCACGTCCCGACACGTCGTCGTCGAGGCGAGCGACGCCGCCGAAGTGGGCGAGACGGTCGAAGTGCGGGCCGACGACGAGTACCTGTTCACCGCGACGGTCGGTCGTGGCGGGGAGATTCAGGTGTCGCGCGGGAGCGCCATCGCGGACGAACTCGAACGCGCCATCGACGAGAAGCGACGGATTGCGGTGCTTCCGACGTAGCGTCACGGCAGCCGTCGATCGACGGAGGCAGTCGGCCGTAGCGGAACTCGGCCGTGGACGGGGGCGACCCGACGCTAATCGCACTCGACGCAGGGCGCGTCGGCGTCGCCCTCCGCGAGCGCGGATTCGTCGAGTTGGTAGAGGTTCTGTCGCGCGTCGGCGAAGTAGACGTCCTCGTCGACGACGCCGATGTCTTCGAGTCGTTCGAGCGCGTAGCGGACCGTCCGAGCCGACAGCATCGACTCCTCGACGATCCCCTTCTGGGTCAGCGACCCGTTGTATTCGAGGACCTTGAAAACCAGTTTCGCGCTCGGCGGAAGGTCGTCCAGACCCTCCTCGTCAGTTCCAGCCATCGTATGATCCGAACGCGGCCACCGGCATAAAGGTTCACGACCCGTTCCGGTCGTCCCGACCGTCCGTCCCCCGCGGACGCGCGAGAGACGCCGCGACGGCCGCAATGCCCCATCGCGATATTTTCCCCGACCGATAGCCCGCGCCAATAGTGCCACGACAGCCATCGTTAACCATCGTTGGTAGCTGTCACCACGGTATGGAGACACGAGAACTCGACCCGCTGTTCGATCCGTCGTCGCTGGCAATCGTGGGAGCGAGCCCGGATTCGTGGTACTCCTCGCGGATCACGGAGCATCTCACCGACTACGGCTACGACGGCGAGCATTACCTCGTCAATCCGAATCGCGAGAGGGCGTGGGATCGGCGGTGTTACGACGCGATAGCCGACCTGCCCGAGGTGGTCGACCTCGCCGTCGTGGTCGTCCCGCGCGAACACGTCGTCGACGTAGTACGTGAGGCGGGCGAGGTGGGCGTCCCCGCGGCGCTCGTCATCACGACCGGGTTCAGCGAGGCCGACGAGCAGGGAGCCGAACTGGAGGCCGAACTCGAAGCCACCGCCGCGAACTACGACATCAGCGTCGCGGGGCCGAACTGCATCGGCCTCGCGAACGCGCAGGCGGGGACGGTGTTGACTGGCCTCTGTTCCCGCGAGCCCGAACCGGGCCAAATCGGCCTCGCCAGTCAGTCCGGCGCGCTCTCTTTCGCGACGTTCTTCGAGAACGCCGCCGACGAGGACACCCACTTCTCCCACATCGTCTCGACGGGCAACGAGGTGGACCAGAGCCTCGTGGACTACGTCGAGTACATGGCCGCCGACCCCGACGTCGAGGTGATCTGTACGTACATCGAGGGCGTGACGGAGCCGCGGCGGTTCATCGAGGTGGCACGGGAGACGGTGGCGACGGGAACGCCGGTGCTGGCAGTCAAGGTCGGCAGTTCCGACGTGGCACAGGCGGCCGCCGAGTCACACACGGGGTCGCTGACCGGCAACGACGCGGTGTGGGACGCCGCCTTCGGACAGGCAGGCATCGAACGGCTCCCCGACGTTCCGGACCTCACGAGCCGGGCGCAGGCCCACGCGGCGTTCGATCCACCGGATTCGAACCGGGTCTGTGTCGCCTCGACGAGCGGCGGCCTCGCGACCCTCCTCGCCGACCTCGCGGAGGACCGCGGTCTCGACCTGCCGCAACTGGCCGACGGGACCGAGAAGACGCTGCTGGAGATGGAGGACCTGCTCACCTTCGGCGAACTCCACAACCCCGTCGACATCCGGGCCCAGGGGGCGGAGGTGCTCCCCGACGTCGCCGAGACGCTCTTCGCCGACGACGCCTTCGACGCCTACGTCTTCGGCATCGGCCTCTCGGCGGTGGATTCGGACGCGGATCTGATCGCCGACCACCTGCTCACCGTCGCCGAGATGACCGACGACCCCGTGATCTTCCTGTGGACCGGCCGCCGGGAGCCGGCCGAACTCGACGACCCCCAGCCCTACGAGCGGGTCCGCGCCGAGTACCCGCTCTTCTACGAGCCGTCGAAGGCCATCGACGCCCTGGCCTCTCTCGTCCGGTTCGACGAGGCCCGGGACCGACTCGTGGGACGGCCGCCGTTCGAACTCGACGGGCGGAGCCCCTCGGATCTGCCGAACGACGCCACGCTCACCTGGTCGCGGGCGACGAGCCTCCTCGACGACTACGGGATCGACCTGCCGGCGACGCGGTCGGCGTCGTCGAGCGAGGAGGCCGCGCGGTACGCCAGCCGGATCGGGACGCCGGTCGTGATGAAGGTGGACTCGCCGGATATCGCCCACCGCAACGAGGTGGGGGCGGTTCGGGTCGGCGTCGAGTCGTCCGCCGAGGCTCAGCGGGCCTACGAGGACATCGTCGCCAACGTCTTCGAACACGACGACGAGGCGACCATCGAGGGCGTCCTCGTCCAGGAGATGATCGAGGGCGGCGTGGAGGCGCTGGTCGGCGCGTCACAGGACCCCAACCTCGGCCCCGTCGTCACCCTCGGCTCCGGCGGGACGCAGGTCGAAGCGTTACAGGACACCACCCACCTCGTCGCACCGTTCGGCAAGGGCGACGCCTACGGCGCGCTCAAGCGGACGGACCTGCCGGCGCGGTTCGAACACGAGTTCGGCCCCGACGCGTCGCTGGACAGCCTCGCGAACCTCATCACCAAGGTTGGAAACCTCGTCGCCAAGCGTCGGGAGGTGGCCGAACTCGACCTCAACCCGGTGCTGGTGCGCCCGGAGCGGAGCGTCTGTGTCGACGCGTTCGTCAAGACCGACTGAGACGGGGTGCTGTGAGTCAGTACCGGTGGGTCGCCAGGACGGCCCGGCGACCCCCCGGCGAACAGTTACAGCAATCCGTATGAGACGGACCCCCCGCCGATCCGCCGATACCGGGCCACGACCCGGCTGAGCGTATCGAACGCCTTTTCATGCCCGCCGCCGGAGGATTCGGTATGGCTACCGAAACGGAACCGGGGGCCGGCCTCACGGGGCATATCCGCGGGGTGACGGTCACCACGCTGGCCTGTCTGGGCGGCGTCGTGGCCGCCGTCGCGGCGGGTGCCATCGTCGGCACCGGCCCAGAGGCGGCGTCCGACGTGCGGGCACTCGCCTTTCTCGTCGCCGCCGCCGCCGGCCAGTATCCCGTCCTCAAGGCGATCGGGGTCGACATCGACGACTTCGGCGCGAAGGACCACCTGTACGTCGGGTTCATGACCTTCACGCTCTGGTTCATCACCTTCGCCATCATCCTCACGACGGGCGCCTCCCTGTAACGATGGCCGACGACAGCATCGCGGTCGTCGACCTCGACCGGTGTCAACCCGACCGCTGCAACTACGAATGTGCGAACTTCTGTCCGCCCAACCGGACCGGCGAGGAGTGCATCGTCACGCTGGAGGAGCGCCACGACGACCCCGACCTCTACGACGGCGGCCCGGACCAGATCAGCATCTCCGAGGAACTCTGTCTGGGCGAGACCTGCGGCATCTGCGTCGAGAAGTGTCCCTTCGACGCCATCGAGATAATCAACCTCCCCTCGGAACTGACCGAGGACCCCATCCACCGCTACGGCGAGAACGCCTTCTCGCTGTACGGCCTCCCCATTCCCGAATCGGGAACGGTGACGGGGCTACTCGGGCCGAACGGCATCGGGAAATCGACCGCGGTCCACGCCCTCGCCGGCGAGTTGATCCCCAACCTCGGGCGGTACGACGCCGACCCTGACTGGGAGACGGTGCTGGACCGATATCGAGGGACTGCGCTCCAGAACTACCTCGAACGCCTCGTGGACGACGCGGTGACGGTCGCGCGCAAGCCACAGTACATCGACCGCATCCCGGATCAGTTCGGGGGGAAGACCCGCGACCTCCTGGAGAGCACGGACGAACGTGGCGTCGTCGACGACCTGGTCGACCGACTCTCCATCCGCCCGGTGATCGACCAGCCCATCGACACGCTCTCCGGCGGCGAACTCCAGCGAGTCGCGCTCGCGGCGACCCTCGCCCGCGACGCCGATTTCTACTTCCTCGACGAGATCACGCCCTACCTCGACATCGGGCAGCGCGTCACCGCGGCCCGTCTCGTCCGCGAACTCGCCGACGAGGAGGACCGCTCGATGCTCGTCGTGGAACACGACCTGGCCGTCCTCGACTTGCTCGCGGACCGCCTCCACGTCGCCTACGGCGAACCCGGCGCGTACGGCGTCGTCACCGACCCCAAGTCCGTCCGCAACGGCATCAACGAGTACCTTCGGGGCTATCTCGACAACGAGAACATGCGCATCCGCCCGAACGAGATCACGTTCGAGGAACACGCCCCCCGCGAGTCCGTGACGGGCACGCCGCTGGTCGAGTATCCCGACCTGCAGAAATCCTACGGCGAGGGCGAGTTCTCGCTCGACGTCGATGGGGGAACGATCTACAAGAGCGAGGTGCTGGGCGTGGTCGGGCCGAACGGGATCGGCAAGTCCACCCTGGCGAAGCTGTTCGCGGGGTCGCTCGAACCGGACGCGGGTGACGTGGACTTCCGCCTCGACATCGCCTACAAACCGCAGTACGTCGAGGTGGATCAGCCGATGCGCGTCGACACCTTCCTCTCCTCGATCACCGACGACTTCGGCACCTCCTTCTGGAACACGGAGATCGCCAAACCGCTCCAGCTAGAGCGCATCATGGAACAGCAGTTGACGGACCTCTCGGGCGGGGAGCGCCAGCGCGTCGCCATCGCGGCGTGTCTCTCGAAGGACGCCGACCTCTACCTGCTGGACGAGCCGTCGGCACACATGGACGTCGAACAGCGGGTGCAGGCCACCTCCGCCATCCGGCGCTACGCCGAGAACCACGACGCCACGGCGATGGTCATCGACCACGACATCTACATGATCGACCTGTTGGCCGACCGGCTGATGGTGTTCGACGGCGAACCCGCCGACCACGGCCACGCCTCGACGCCACAGGACATGCGCTCGGGCATGAACGACTTCCTCGCGGACCTGGACATCACGTTCCGGCGCGACGAGCGGACGGGCCGGCCCCGGATCAACAAGCCCGAGAGCCAACTCGACCGCGAACAGAAGCGGGCGGGCGAGTACTACTACGCGCCGTAACGCGGTCCGTCGCACCACGTCCTGAACGCGTCCCGCCACCCCGTTCGACGGTCGTCCACTCGTCGCGCACGACCGCTTCAGTGTTATTCCGTCCCCCGACCCACGTTCGACCATGGGAGAGACCGTCGACGCCACCGACACCGACACCGACACCGACGACCCCACCCGTCCCCGCTTCCGGGGCTGTGTGATCTGTTACAGCGCCGAGATGGTCGCGTACGGCGTCCGAAAGCTCCGCCGATAGCCCCCAAACGTTAACGCGTTCGCCCGCGGCAGGTCGTCCATGACCGCCCCCGCCGACCTCCTCCTGACGAACGCGGAGGTCCACACGCTCGCCCGCCCGGACGAGACCCACGACGCGGTCGCCGTCCGCGACGGGCGGATCACCCGCGTCGGCGACGCCTACGAACTCGACTTCCTGGCCGGCGTCGACACCCGAATCGTCGACTGCGACGGTCGCGTCGTCCTCCCGGGCTTTATCGACGCCCACACCCACTTCGAACTCCTCGGTCGGAAACTCGTCCACGTGGACCTCTCGGGGGCCGAGAGCCGGGGAGCGGCGCTCGACCGCCTGCGCGACCGGGCCGACGCCGTTCCCGCTGGCGATCCGGTCGTCGGCTACGGCTACGACGAGACCGAGTGGGGGGAGAGCGACTACCTCACGCGCGCGGATCTGGACGCCGTCGACGCCGCGGGACCGGTCGTCGCGGTCCGGGAGGACCTCCACGTCGCCTCGCTGGATTCGACGGCGGTAGAGCGGTTCGTCGACGACCTGTCCGAGGCGGGCGTTCGGCGCGAGGGCGGGGAGCCGACGGGCGTCGTCGTCGAGGGGGCCACGGAGGGGGTCCTCGATGCCCTCGCGCCCGGTCCCGAGGAAGCCACGGCGGCCATCCGGGCGGCCCAGCGGTACGCCAACGAACGCGGCGTCACCGGCGTCCACGACATGGTTCGGCGCTCGTACGCGCCGCGGGTGTACCGCGACCTCGACGCCGCCGACGAACTGACGCTCCGGGTCCGACTCAACTACTGGGCGGACCACCTCGATGCCCTCGTCGAGACGGGACTGCGGACGAACCACGGCGACGGCCGCGTCCGCGTGGGCGCGATCAAGACGTTCACCGACGGGAGCCTCGGCGGGCGGACGGCGAAGCTCTCCGAACCGTACGCCGACGCCCCCGACGAGCGAGGCGAGTGGACCGTCCCCCCCGCCGAGTTCCGTGATCTACTCGACAGCGCCGCAGGCGCGGGGTTTCAGGTCGCCGCCCACGCCATCGGCGACGAGGCGGTCGGGGACGTCGTCGACGCGTTCGCGACACGACCGTCGACGGACGCCCGTCACCGCGTCGAACACGCGGAACTGGCGAGCGACGCAGCCATCGACCGGATGGCCGAGGCGGATATCGTCGCCTCGATCCAGCCGAACTTCCACCGCTGGGCCGGCGAAGACGGCCTGTACGCCGCCCGAATCGGCGACCGTCGAACCGAGACGAACCGGTTGGGCCGTCTCGCAGACGCCGGTGTCCACCTCGCGTTCGGGAGCGACGGCATGCCACTCGACCCGCTCGTCGGCGTCCACCACGCGGTCAACGCTCCGACCGCCGACCAGCGACTCGGCGTGACCGAGGCACTCCGGGCGTACACGCTGGGCAGCGCCTACGCTGGCTTCGACGAGGATCGGCTGGGGACGGTCGAACCGGGGAAATATGCCGACCTGGTCGTCCTCGACGGCTCGCCGTGGGAGCGACCCGGGGAGATTCGGGAGATCGACGTGACCCTCACCGTCGTCGACGGCGAAGTGGTGTACGACGGGTCGGACCCTTGAAGTTCTCGCCCCGACCACTCCACCCATGACCGCGTTCTTCGACCGCCTCGCCGACCGCATCGACCGCGTGGACAGCGTCGTCTCCGTCGGGTTGGACGCCGACCCCGACCGGATTCCGGACTCCCTCGCCGACCGCGACCTACCGCGGTGGGCGTTCAACCGCCGGATCATCGACGCCACGCACGAACACGCCGCCTGCTACAAGCCCAACGCGGCCTTCTACGAGGACGCCGACGGCTGGCGGGCGCTCCGCGAGACGGTCGCGTACGCCCACGGGAAGGACGTGCCCGTCCTGCTCGACGCCAAACGCGCCGACATCGGCAACACCTCGCGGCGCTACGCGGAACTCCTCGACACCGCCGACGCCATCACGGTCAACCCCTACATGGGTCGGGACTCGCTCGACCCGTTCCTCTCCCGCGAGGCGGCGGGCGTGTTCGTCCTCTGTCGCACCTCGAACCCGGGCGGCGCGGACCTGCAGGACCTCGAACTCGCCTCGGGCGAACCCCTCTACCGGCGGGTGGCGGCACTCGCGGATCTGTGGAACGAACACGGCAACGTCGGCCTCGTCGTGGGCGCGACGGCGCCCGAGGAGCTGGAGACGCTGCGGGCCGAGGTGCCCGACATCCCCTTCCTCGTGCCCGGCGTGGGGGCACAGGGCGGTGACGCCGAGGCGGCCGTGGAGTACGGCCTCGCGGACGGCGTCGGCCTCGTCAACTCCTCGCGAGGGATCATCTTTGCAGGCGAGGACGCCCCGGGCGACGACGAGGCGGCGTACTTCGGCGCGGCGGGCGAAGCGGCCAAACGGTTGAAAAAGCGGCTCAACCGGTTCCGCTAACCGCCGCCGCCCCGCGTCCGCGCGGCACAGGAGACGCACATCCCCAGCCCACGGTCGTAGTGTTCGGCACAGACGGCCGCGCCGCAGGCGTCGCAGGTGTGTTTGGCCGTCGCGGA
This window of the Haloplanus rubicundus genome carries:
- a CDS encoding M20 family metallopeptidase, with amino-acid sequence MSDTLALTRRLVSIPSHEDERAAGDAVESWLRAETDAAVRRDDAGNVIARRGDGNRSLALVGHHDVVAPADEQVRDGEYVVAERNGRLHGRGAADMKGSLAAAMVAFRDADPATELVFASFAGEEQGGVGARAAIDEGFAPDYAVVGEGSTGYSAPGVTDVAVAHKGRRGSTLVARGESAHASEPEAGENAVYRACDAVDVVRGLDAPETTVLGQELRGSVVVTEIDGGSGWNVIPDRCAATVDERTVPGERADLGRVESVPGVEWTVDQDLPPMACDDADFAEAVLDAAREAQDGNPRHVAKPHATDAGWLAAAGTTPVVCGAAEPGEAHTAGESVAIDVLERCERIYRGVAESA
- a CDS encoding PINc/VapC family ATPase, whose translation is MNVVPDTSAVIDGRVSERVDDGSYEGATITVPEAVVGELEWQANEGHDTGWEGIEELQRLVEMAAEGTITVEYYGERPSAGQIRGADEGDIDAVVRDVAADLDATLLTSDVVQAEVSKAKGLDVEYVEPRGRDAEGLQIESFFDETTMSVHLRAGAKPKAKRGDIGDMHYQVIGDEPTTEAEMKEFAHDIAETARASPDGFVELDEPGMTIVQYRSYRIAVARPPFSDGFEITAVRPIVKTDLEDYEFAEDLKERLLERQRGVLISGAPGAGKSTFAQAVAEFLASHDNAVKTMEKPRDLQVGPDITQYTALGGDMAKTADSLLLVRPDYTIYDEVRKTEDFEVFADMRLAGVGMVGVVHATRAIDALQRLVGRVELGMIPQVVDTVVYIEAGRVDTVYDVQTEVKVPAGLTAEDLARPVIQISDFETGKPAYEIYTFNRQVVTVPLDGDEGSETGVSRLAKKEVEREIRSIARGHVEVELKGQNEAVVYVEEDDISYVIGKGGGRISDVENRLGIDIDVRTLDERPSGGSGSGGSADARGAAREGTVVTPEVTSRHVVVEASDAAEVGETVEVRADDEYLFTATVGRGGEIQVSRGSAIADELERAIDEKRRIAVLPT
- a CDS encoding winged helix-turn-helix domain-containing protein, giving the protein MAGTDEEGLDDLPPSAKLVFKVLEYNGSLTQKGIVEESMLSARTVRYALERLEDIGVVDEDVYFADARQNLYQLDESALAEGDADAPCVECD
- a CDS encoding acetate--CoA ligase family protein, giving the protein METRELDPLFDPSSLAIVGASPDSWYSSRITEHLTDYGYDGEHYLVNPNRERAWDRRCYDAIADLPEVVDLAVVVVPREHVVDVVREAGEVGVPAALVITTGFSEADEQGAELEAELEATAANYDISVAGPNCIGLANAQAGTVLTGLCSREPEPGQIGLASQSGALSFATFFENAADEDTHFSHIVSTGNEVDQSLVDYVEYMAADPDVEVICTYIEGVTEPRRFIEVARETVATGTPVLAVKVGSSDVAQAAAESHTGSLTGNDAVWDAAFGQAGIERLPDVPDLTSRAQAHAAFDPPDSNRVCVASTSGGLATLLADLAEDRGLDLPQLADGTEKTLLEMEDLLTFGELHNPVDIRAQGAEVLPDVAETLFADDAFDAYVFGIGLSAVDSDADLIADHLLTVAEMTDDPVIFLWTGRREPAELDDPQPYERVRAEYPLFYEPSKAIDALASLVRFDEARDRLVGRPPFELDGRSPSDLPNDATLTWSRATSLLDDYGIDLPATRSASSSEEAARYASRIGTPVVMKVDSPDIAHRNEVGAVRVGVESSAEAQRAYEDIVANVFEHDDEATIEGVLVQEMIEGGVEALVGASQDPNLGPVVTLGSGGTQVEALQDTTHLVAPFGKGDAYGALKRTDLPARFEHEFGPDASLDSLANLITKVGNLVAKRREVAELDLNPVLVRPERSVCVDAFVKTD
- a CDS encoding EMC6-like membrane protein, translating into MATETEPGAGLTGHIRGVTVTTLACLGGVVAAVAAGAIVGTGPEAASDVRALAFLVAAAAGQYPVLKAIGVDIDDFGAKDHLYVGFMTFTLWFITFAIILTTGASL
- a CDS encoding ribosome biogenesis/translation initiation ATPase RLI codes for the protein MADDSIAVVDLDRCQPDRCNYECANFCPPNRTGEECIVTLEERHDDPDLYDGGPDQISISEELCLGETCGICVEKCPFDAIEIINLPSELTEDPIHRYGENAFSLYGLPIPESGTVTGLLGPNGIGKSTAVHALAGELIPNLGRYDADPDWETVLDRYRGTALQNYLERLVDDAVTVARKPQYIDRIPDQFGGKTRDLLESTDERGVVDDLVDRLSIRPVIDQPIDTLSGGELQRVALAATLARDADFYFLDEITPYLDIGQRVTAARLVRELADEEDRSMLVVEHDLAVLDLLADRLHVAYGEPGAYGVVTDPKSVRNGINEYLRGYLDNENMRIRPNEITFEEHAPRESVTGTPLVEYPDLQKSYGEGEFSLDVDGGTIYKSEVLGVVGPNGIGKSTLAKLFAGSLEPDAGDVDFRLDIAYKPQYVEVDQPMRVDTFLSSITDDFGTSFWNTEIAKPLQLERIMEQQLTDLSGGERQRVAIAACLSKDADLYLLDEPSAHMDVEQRVQATSAIRRYAENHDATAMVIDHDIYMIDLLADRLMVFDGEPADHGHASTPQDMRSGMNDFLADLDITFRRDERTGRPRINKPESQLDREQKRAGEYYYAP
- a CDS encoding amidohydrolase, which gives rise to MTAPADLLLTNAEVHTLARPDETHDAVAVRDGRITRVGDAYELDFLAGVDTRIVDCDGRVVLPGFIDAHTHFELLGRKLVHVDLSGAESRGAALDRLRDRADAVPAGDPVVGYGYDETEWGESDYLTRADLDAVDAAGPVVAVREDLHVASLDSTAVERFVDDLSEAGVRREGGEPTGVVVEGATEGVLDALAPGPEEATAAIRAAQRYANERGVTGVHDMVRRSYAPRVYRDLDAADELTLRVRLNYWADHLDALVETGLRTNHGDGRVRVGAIKTFTDGSLGGRTAKLSEPYADAPDERGEWTVPPAEFRDLLDSAAGAGFQVAAHAIGDEAVGDVVDAFATRPSTDARHRVEHAELASDAAIDRMAEADIVASIQPNFHRWAGEDGLYAARIGDRRTETNRLGRLADAGVHLAFGSDGMPLDPLVGVHHAVNAPTADQRLGVTEALRAYTLGSAYAGFDEDRLGTVEPGKYADLVVLDGSPWERPGEIREIDVTLTVVDGEVVYDGSDP
- the pyrF gene encoding orotidine-5'-phosphate decarboxylase, which codes for MTAFFDRLADRIDRVDSVVSVGLDADPDRIPDSLADRDLPRWAFNRRIIDATHEHAACYKPNAAFYEDADGWRALRETVAYAHGKDVPVLLDAKRADIGNTSRRYAELLDTADAITVNPYMGRDSLDPFLSREAAGVFVLCRTSNPGGADLQDLELASGEPLYRRVAALADLWNEHGNVGLVVGATAPEELETLRAEVPDIPFLVPGVGAQGGDAEAAVEYGLADGVGLVNSSRGIIFAGEDAPGDDEAAYFGAAGEAAKRLKKRLNRFR